One part of the Moraxella sp. FZFQ2102 genome encodes these proteins:
- a CDS encoding acetolactate synthase 3 large subunit produces MMSGGEMLVQALIDEGVEYIFGYPGGAVLHIYDALFKQDKIEHILVRHEQAAGHMADAYSRTTGKTGVVLATSGPGATNTVTAIATAYMDSIPMVILAGQVPTTLIGDDAFQECDMVGISRPIVKHSFQVRSAEEIPAVIKKAFYIAGSGRPGPVVVDIPKDMTNPSDKFAYHMPETVSMRSYQPTHKGHSGQIKKAIETLLAAKRPVLYSGGGVILGNASDELRQLADLLKLPVTNTLMGLGAYPGSGEQFIGMLGMHGTYEANMTMHHADVILAIGARFDDRVTNNVKKFCPNATVIHIDVDPASISKTITAHIPIVGDVKLVLTEMLAQLAETDKRIDEHALNDWWQQINEWRKRHGLRYDEDDMSAEIHAIKPQHVVETLYKLTNGQAIITSDVGQHQMFAALYYKYDEPRQWLNSGGLGTMGVGLPYAMAAKLARPEKTVVCITGEGSIQMNIQELSTCLQYNLPVKILNLNNAQLGMVKQWQDMLYEARHAQSYMKSLPDFVKLAESYGHKGVKITNPATMEEELAAALAMEDKLVFIDVYVDKSEHVYPMQVAGQSMRDMWLSKGERT; encoded by the coding sequence ATGATGTCAGGTGGCGAAATGTTGGTTCAAGCCTTGATTGATGAAGGTGTTGAGTACATTTTCGGTTATCCTGGTGGTGCGGTACTGCACATTTATGATGCCTTATTTAAACAAGATAAAATCGAACATATCCTAGTTCGTCACGAGCAAGCAGCAGGTCATATGGCAGATGCTTATAGCCGTACAACGGGCAAAACAGGCGTGGTGCTGGCGACTTCTGGTCCTGGTGCGACCAATACCGTGACCGCGATTGCCACCGCTTATATGGACTCAATCCCGATGGTCATCTTGGCAGGTCAGGTACCGACAACGCTGATCGGTGATGATGCATTCCAAGAATGTGACATGGTGGGTATCTCGCGTCCGATCGTCAAACACAGCTTCCAAGTGCGCAGCGCCGAAGAAATCCCTGCAGTGATCAAAAAAGCCTTCTATATCGCAGGCTCAGGTCGCCCAGGTCCTGTGGTGGTCGATATTCCAAAAGACATGACCAACCCGAGCGATAAATTTGCTTATCATATGCCTGAGACGGTGTCGATGCGTTCATATCAGCCGACGCACAAAGGGCATAGTGGTCAGATCAAAAAAGCCATCGAAACGCTACTGGCTGCCAAGCGTCCAGTGCTGTATTCAGGTGGCGGTGTGATTCTTGGCAATGCCAGCGATGAGCTGCGCCAATTGGCAGATCTATTAAAACTGCCAGTGACCAATACTTTGATGGGCTTGGGTGCTTATCCTGGTTCGGGCGAGCAGTTCATCGGTATGCTGGGTATGCATGGCACTTATGAAGCCAACATGACCATGCACCATGCGGATGTGATTTTGGCGATTGGTGCACGCTTTGATGACCGTGTCACCAACAATGTCAAAAAATTCTGCCCAAATGCAACCGTCATTCATATTGATGTCGATCCTGCCAGTATCTCAAAAACCATCACCGCACACATCCCTATCGTTGGTGATGTCAAGCTTGTATTGACTGAGATGTTAGCTCAGCTTGCTGAGACTGATAAGCGCATCGATGAACACGCGCTCAATGACTGGTGGCAACAAATCAACGAATGGCGTAAGCGCCACGGTCTGCGCTATGATGAAGACGACATGAGTGCTGAGATCCACGCCATCAAGCCGCAGCATGTGGTAGAGACGCTGTACAAGCTGACCAATGGTCAAGCGATCATCACATCCGATGTCGGTCAGCACCAAATGTTCGCCGCTTTGTATTATAAATATGATGAGCCGCGCCAATGGCTGAACTCAGGCGGTCTGGGCACGATGGGTGTGGGCTTGCCGTATGCAATGGCAGCCAAGCTTGCTCGTCCCGAAAAGACTGTCGTCTGTATCACGGGTGAAGGCTCGATTCAGATGAATATCCAAGAGCTGTCAACCTGCTTACAGTACAATCTACCTGTAAAAATCCTAAACCTAAACAACGCTCAACTGGGTATGGTCAAGCAGTGGCAAGATATGCTATACGAAGCACGCCATGCACAGTCGTATATGAAGTCATTGCCTGATTTTGTGAAGCTTGCCGAAAGCTATGGGCATAAAGGCGTAAAAATCACCAATCCTGCGACAATGGAAGAAGAGCTGGCAGCAGCGTTGGCGATGGAAGATAAGCTGGTATTCATCGATGTCTATGTGGATAAGAGCGAACACGTCTATCCGATGCAAGTGGCAGGTCAGTCAATGCGTGATATGTGGCTATCAAAAGGGGAGCGTACCTAA
- a CDS encoding Sua5/YciO/YrdC/YwlC family protein has protein sequence MQTYYIHPDNPQDRIIAQVVQALKDDQLIVYPDAHGYQLALSLNAKSALEQAQRMAGQFAQAILICQDLSQISHYAEVTNFAHRVMKNKLGTGIDFALIPTKATPKKLVDDKSKTIAVRIATTPIVTALLDKLGEPFVSLPIIIANEALTYYSSYEVEMAVENLVDGFMNAGELTQAVPTLIDISQDDIVIVQQGDAAFEA, from the coding sequence ATGCAAACCTACTACATTCACCCTGACAATCCACAAGATCGCATCATTGCTCAAGTTGTACAAGCACTCAAGGATGATCAGCTGATCGTCTATCCTGATGCACACGGCTATCAGCTTGCCTTATCACTGAATGCCAAATCCGCACTAGAACAAGCGCAGCGCATGGCAGGACAATTCGCCCAAGCCATACTGATTTGCCAAGATTTAAGCCAAATTTCACACTATGCCGAAGTGACCAATTTTGCGCACCGCGTGATGAAAAACAAGCTTGGCACAGGCATTGATTTTGCACTTATTCCCACCAAAGCCACCCCGAAAAAACTTGTGGATGATAAAAGCAAAACCATCGCCGTACGCATCGCCACTACACCAATTGTGACAGCATTACTTGATAAATTGGGTGAACCATTTGTAAGCCTGCCTATCATCATTGCAAATGAAGCACTGACCTATTACAGCAGCTATGAAGTGGAAATGGCGGTAGAAAATCTGGTCGATGGCTTCATGAATGCAGGCGAACTTACACAAGCCGTGCCAACCTTGATTGACATCAGCCAAGATGACATTGTCATTGTGCAGCAAGGCGATGCAGCTTTTGAAGCATAA
- the fabG gene encoding 3-oxoacyl-ACP reductase FabG produces the protein MSRKIVLVTGASRGIGKAIAQRFADEGHFVIGTATSEKGADAISEYLSESGGIGRVLDVCSDEDIDKLFEEIDSVYGGINVLVNNAGITKDGLLMRMKDEDWASVIDTNLTSIYRMSRRAVRGMMKARHGRIINITSVVGQMGNAGQTNYAATKAGVEGFSRALAREIGSRGVTVNCVAPGFVETDMTEELDERLINSMLDAVPMGRMAQPEEIAAAVSFLASDEASYITGTVLAVNGGMYM, from the coding sequence ATGAGTCGTAAAATTGTATTAGTCACAGGCGCAAGCCGCGGTATCGGTAAAGCCATCGCCCAACGCTTCGCGGATGAAGGGCATTTCGTCATCGGCACAGCGACCAGCGAAAAAGGCGCAGATGCCATCAGTGAATATCTGAGCGAGTCAGGCGGTATCGGTCGCGTGCTGGATGTCTGCAGTGATGAAGATATTGATAAGCTGTTTGAAGAAATTGACAGTGTCTATGGCGGCATCAATGTGCTGGTGAATAACGCAGGTATTACCAAAGATGGTCTATTAATGCGTATGAAAGATGAAGACTGGGCAAGCGTCATCGACACCAACCTAACTTCTATCTATCGTATGAGCCGCCGCGCTGTGCGTGGTATGATGAAAGCGCGTCATGGCCGCATCATCAACATCACATCAGTCGTCGGTCAAATGGGTAATGCAGGACAAACCAACTACGCCGCTACCAAAGCAGGCGTAGAAGGCTTCAGCCGTGCATTAGCGCGTGAAATTGGCTCTCGTGGCGTGACCGTGAACTGTGTCGCCCCCGGCTTTGTCGAAACCGACATGACCGAAGAGCTGGACGAGCGCCTAATCAACTCAATGCTCGACGCCGTCCCAATGGGTCGCATGGCACAGCCAGAAGAAATCGCCGCTGCTGTATCATTCCTAGCCAGTGATGAAGCGAGCTATATTACGGGGACGGTATTAGCAGTGAATGGCGGTATGTACATGTAA
- the queG gene encoding tRNA epoxyqueuosine(34) reductase QueG, translating to MPSSAVASTMENRIEMTPLPDVAAVRAWIKDKAFELGFADCGFLSVHHPLFAEQTAALRAWLDQGLNGTLDFMQDNHELRANPHKLVGGAKTIISVRMDYLHELPSPRRVDDNERPNHAIIARYARGRDYHKTVRQQLKKLARAIEQELPNWAHLSIGTDKPFVFRPFSDSAPIFERPIADHAGLGWTGKHTLLINRQAGSFFNLGELFISLELAEPNLSTQVKSHCGSCQACIDICPTRAIIAPHTLDAGACISYLTIEHDGAINVKYRKAIGNRIFGCDDCQLICPWNRYAKISTVPDYAPRHGLDDITLLQVWNWSEEEFLTKTEGSPLRRTGYLNLLRNTAIALGNSRPADTNARAAIITALRTRLGISAMLDEHIHWAANELELLVI from the coding sequence TTGCCGAGCAGTGCCGTGGCTAGTACTATGGAAAATCGCATTGAGATGACGCCACTGCCTGATGTCGCTGCCGTACGCGCATGGATTAAGGATAAAGCATTCGAGCTTGGCTTTGCTGATTGCGGTTTTTTAAGTGTGCATCACCCCTTGTTTGCCGAGCAGACAGCCGCGCTTAGGGCATGGCTGGATCAGGGCTTGAACGGCACGCTGGATTTTATGCAGGATAATCACGAACTTAGAGCCAATCCGCATAAGCTGGTCGGTGGTGCTAAGACCATCATCAGTGTGCGCATGGATTATTTGCACGAGCTGCCATCGCCGCGCCGCGTGGATGATAATGAGCGACCCAATCATGCAATCATCGCCCGCTATGCGCGCGGTCGCGACTATCATAAGACAGTGCGTCAGCAGCTGAAAAAATTGGCGCGCGCCATCGAGCAAGAACTGCCCAACTGGGCGCATCTGTCCATCGGCACAGACAAGCCTTTTGTCTTTCGACCGTTCAGCGACTCAGCGCCGATCTTTGAGCGTCCGATCGCTGATCATGCAGGGCTTGGCTGGACAGGCAAGCATACTTTGCTGATCAATCGACAAGCAGGTTCGTTTTTTAATCTTGGTGAGCTATTTATCAGCCTTGAGCTTGCCGAGCCGAATCTCTCCACACAGGTGAAATCACACTGCGGCAGCTGCCAAGCCTGCATCGACATCTGCCCCACGCGCGCGATCATCGCACCGCATACACTCGATGCTGGCGCGTGCATTTCTTACCTGACCATTGAGCATGATGGCGCGATCAATGTCAAATACCGCAAAGCCATCGGCAATCGCATCTTCGGCTGTGATGACTGTCAGCTGATCTGCCCGTGGAATCGCTATGCCAAAATCAGCACCGTGCCTGATTATGCGCCGCGTCATGGACTGGATGATATTACCCTACTTCAAGTATGGAATTGGAGCGAAGAAGAATTTCTGACCAAGACCGAAGGCTCGCCCCTAAGACGCACAGGCTATCTCAATCTTCTGCGCAATACCGCCATCGCGCTTGGCAATAGCCGCCCTGCTGATACCAATGCGCGCGCTGCCATTATCACCGCCCTACGCACACGCCTTGGTATCAGCGCCATGCTCGATGAGCATATTCACTGGGCGGCAAATGAACTAGAATTGTTGGTGATTTAG
- the rpmF gene encoding 50S ribosomal protein L32: protein MAVQQNRKSRSRRDMRRSHDHIAIAELSIDSTTGEKHLRHHATKDGFYRGRQLFKVSQDS, encoded by the coding sequence ATGGCAGTTCAACAAAACCGCAAGAGCCGCTCACGCCGTGACATGCGTCGTTCACACGACCATATCGCTATTGCTGAGCTAAGCATCGATTCTACTACTGGCGAAAAACACCTTCGCCACCACGCGACCAAAGACGGTTTCTACCGTGGTCGTCAGCTATTCAAGGTTAGCCAAGATAGCTAA
- a CDS encoding DUF4124 domain-containing protein gives MRFFLFGLMLATAPALAAPMVYKSIGQGGEIVYSQTPPVGRGFEPVAVFYASAPTKSANTANSTAECKQLTENLAVLSAGGVIHEITPDGLKIKLDDAQVAAHQAQIRALLAEQCRG, from the coding sequence ATGCGATTTTTCTTGTTTGGCTTGATGCTCGCGACCGCGCCTGCACTGGCAGCGCCGATGGTGTATAAATCTATCGGACAAGGCGGCGAGATCGTCTATAGCCAGACGCCGCCTGTGGGTCGCGGCTTTGAGCCTGTGGCGGTTTTTTATGCCAGCGCCCCGACCAAATCAGCCAATACCGCCAATTCCACCGCCGAATGCAAGCAACTGACCGAGAATTTGGCAGTATTATCCGCAGGCGGTGTCATCCACGAAATCACCCCAGATGGCCTCAAAATCAAGCTTGATGATGCACAAGTCGCCGCCCACCAAGCACAAATCCGCGCCTTACTTGCCGAGCAGTGCCGTGGCTAG
- a CDS encoding IS110 family transposase, with the protein MTYYIGVDVSKHKLDVAWLKDLSSMKVKTKIFDNTLEDFIQLSDWLADNLGSDVSFNDIHIVLEATGVYHENLAYYLYDLGFQVSIINPAFVKHYADSLGVRQKTDKKDSIILAKYGATTQPDIWIAPSHEARHLKSLLSRLDALHEDLQREENRKEKAEATDTPKAVKDSIDAVIAYLKQAIKALNDDIDNHIKRHPKLKADQALLQSIKGVGQVISRQMLALFNTKQFNNAKQVSAFLGLIPKQQESGLFKGRSRLAKTGNSSIRAKLYMAAVVATQYNPDIKDQYEHLQQNGKCKMQALCACMRKLVQICFGVIKHQTPYQPQIQAI; encoded by the coding sequence ATGACTTATTACATCGGTGTTGATGTCAGTAAACATAAACTGGATGTGGCTTGGCTCAAAGACTTATCAAGCATGAAAGTCAAAACCAAAATCTTTGACAACACACTTGAAGACTTTATACAGCTTAGCGATTGGCTAGCAGACAATTTGGGTTCTGATGTCAGTTTTAACGACATTCACATCGTCCTAGAAGCCACAGGAGTATATCATGAAAACCTAGCCTATTACTTATATGACTTAGGCTTTCAGGTGAGTATTATTAATCCTGCTTTTGTCAAACACTATGCTGACAGCTTGGGTGTTAGACAAAAGACCGATAAAAAAGACAGTATCATCCTTGCCAAATACGGTGCAACCACACAGCCCGATATCTGGATTGCCCCAAGTCATGAAGCTCGTCATTTAAAATCTCTGCTGTCTCGTCTTGATGCGTTACATGAAGACTTACAACGAGAGGAAAATCGTAAAGAAAAAGCAGAGGCAACTGACACACCAAAGGCAGTCAAAGATTCCATTGATGCGGTTATTGCCTATCTGAAACAAGCCATCAAAGCATTAAATGACGATATAGATAATCACATCAAACGCCACCCCAAACTCAAAGCTGATCAGGCGTTACTACAAAGCATCAAAGGTGTAGGACAAGTCATCTCAAGACAAATGCTTGCTTTGTTTAATACCAAACAATTTAATAATGCTAAGCAAGTATCCGCCTTTTTAGGACTAATTCCCAAGCAGCAAGAATCAGGCTTATTTAAGGGCAGGTCAAGACTGGCTAAAACCGGCAATTCAAGCATTCGTGCCAAATTATACATGGCAGCAGTGGTGGCTACTCAATACAATCCTGATATTAAAGACCAGTATGAACACTTACAACAAAATGGCAAATGCAAAATGCAGGCTTTATGTGCGTGTATGCGTAAATTGGTTCAAATCTGTTTTGGTGTGATTAAGCACCAAACTCCCTACCAACCACAAATTCAGGCAATTTAG
- a CDS encoding DUF177 domain-containing protein: MTQTHKHPEHQTLPNNILLEKWADIGFHWQGEIAISEMPRLSEQTVGAGALSVVADLQKTDGVLWLNYTVTGAVDVGCQRCLEPMSFDLSGAYRLALLQSEDEIAKTDGEEFVLIDELGESARRLLPIKELLEDELMLALPLSPRHDDCDLLIESVGDEIEEEESENPFAALAALKGKFS, encoded by the coding sequence ATGACGCAGACGCACAAACACCCCGAACATCAGACTTTACCTAATAATATATTGCTAGAAAAATGGGCGGATATTGGCTTTCATTGGCAAGGAGAGATCGCCATCAGTGAGATGCCGCGCTTATCTGAGCAGACTGTGGGTGCAGGCGCATTGTCGGTGGTTGCAGATTTACAAAAAACTGATGGTGTTTTGTGGCTGAATTATACGGTGACAGGCGCGGTCGATGTCGGCTGTCAGCGCTGTCTTGAGCCGATGTCGTTTGATTTATCAGGCGCTTATCGCTTGGCATTGTTGCAGTCTGAAGATGAGATTGCTAAGACTGATGGCGAAGAGTTTGTGCTGATTGATGAGCTTGGCGAGTCGGCGCGCCGCCTATTGCCGATCAAAGAACTTTTGGAAGATGAGCTGATGTTGGCATTGCCGTTATCGCCACGCCATGATGATTGTGATTTGCTTATTGAGTCGGTTGGTGATGAGATCGAAGAAGAAGAGAGCGAAAATCCTTTTGCGGCTTTGGCGGCATTAAAGGGTAAATTTTCATAA
- the rpoA gene encoding DNA-directed RNA polymerase subunit alpha, whose amino-acid sequence MTNATEFLTPSAISVDTVNETTAKVTLEPLERGFGHTLGNALRRILLSSLSGAAVIEAEIEGVDHEYSTLEGLQEDVLDLLLNLKSLAIILHDQHEAYLTLDKKGAGVVTAADLELPHNVEIANPNLVLGTLSERGHLKMRLRVVTGRGYEPANQRREDANSKVIGRLKLDASFSPILRVAYDVENARVEQRTDLDKLIIELETNGTIDPEEAIRKAATILQQQIAIFVDLEAEEAPEPIKEKEEIDPVLLRPVDDLELTVRSANCLKAENIYYIGDLVQRTETELLKTPNLGKKSLTEIKDVLASKDLELGMRLENWPPSDLRVDDRFSYRSR is encoded by the coding sequence CGTTAGAACGCGGTTTTGGGCATACACTAGGTAATGCTCTACGCCGCATTCTACTATCTTCTTTGTCTGGTGCTGCAGTCATTGAGGCTGAGATTGAGGGTGTGGATCATGAGTATTCTACTCTAGAAGGTCTGCAAGAAGATGTTCTAGATCTTCTACTTAACCTAAAGTCTTTGGCGATCATCCTGCACGATCAGCATGAAGCTTACTTGACTTTGGATAAAAAGGGTGCAGGCGTCGTAACAGCTGCTGACCTTGAATTGCCACATAATGTCGAAATCGCCAATCCAAACTTGGTGCTAGGTACATTGAGTGAGCGTGGTCATCTGAAGATGCGTCTTCGTGTGGTGACCGGTCGTGGCTATGAGCCTGCGAATCAGCGTCGTGAAGATGCTAATTCTAAAGTAATTGGCCGCTTGAAGTTGGATGCCAGCTTCAGCCCAATTCTACGAGTTGCATACGATGTTGAAAACGCTCGTGTTGAGCAGCGTACCGATCTTGATAAATTGATTATCGAGCTTGAGACCAATGGCACGATCGACCCAGAAGAAGCTATTCGCAAAGCTGCAACCATTCTACAACAGCAAATTGCTATTTTTGTAGATTTGGAAGCGGAAGAAGCTCCTGAACCAATCAAAGAAAAAGAAGAGATTGACCCTGTACTATTGCGTCCAGTGGATGATCTTGAGCTAACGGTTCGTTCGGCTAACTGCTTGAAAGCTGAAAATATTTATTACATCGGCGATTTGGTGCAGCGTACAGAAACTGAACTGCTGAAAACGCCAAATCTGGGTAAGAAATCATTGACCGAAATCAAAGATGTACTGGCATCTAAAGATTTGGAACTTGGTATGCGTCTAGAAAACTGGCCACCAAGCGATTTGCGTGTCGATGATCGTTTCTCTTATCGTAGCCGCTAA
- the fabD gene encoding ACP S-malonyltransferase — MTQDNLNIAKRLAVVFPGQGSQTVGMMNELAESFESVRKAFDEASAALGFDLWEVTQDESRLNKTEYTQPALLVSSVAIWQIIEPMLAKQSLKPLYLAGHSLGEYSALVASGVLSLGDAAKLVHERGKLMTAAVKGMDTQMAAVLGLEDEQVASLCEEVSSSTGVVNAANFNSPGQVVVAGTAVGVVGVLSAVEGLGKKAVPLKVSVPSHCQLMNPASDALAELLNATQFNEAKIAVIQNRHAKVHTDIADIKLALTEQLSMPVQWSKTMQKLADQEIELVIECGPGNVLSNLAKRQATPITALPTDKLARLEKLENLA, encoded by the coding sequence ATGACTCAAGATAATTTGAATATCGCCAAGCGTTTGGCGGTGGTGTTTCCCGGACAAGGATCACAGACGGTCGGCATGATGAATGAGCTTGCTGAAAGCTTTGAGAGCGTGCGTAAGGCTTTTGACGAAGCGAGTGCGGCGCTGGGCTTTGATCTGTGGGAAGTGACGCAGGACGAAAGCCGCCTGAACAAGACCGAATACACGCAGCCTGCGCTATTGGTGTCGAGCGTGGCGATTTGGCAGATCATTGAGCCGATGCTTGCTAAGCAATCACTAAAGCCGCTGTATTTGGCGGGACATTCTTTGGGCGAGTACAGCGCGCTTGTGGCATCAGGTGTGTTGTCATTGGGCGATGCAGCTAAGCTTGTGCATGAGCGCGGCAAGCTGATGACGGCAGCGGTCAAGGGTATGGATACGCAGATGGCGGCTGTGCTCGGTCTGGAAGATGAGCAAGTGGCAAGCTTATGCGAAGAAGTCAGTAGCAGCACGGGCGTGGTCAATGCTGCCAATTTCAACAGCCCTGGTCAAGTGGTTGTCGCAGGCACGGCGGTCGGTGTGGTGGGTGTGCTGTCAGCGGTCGAAGGACTTGGCAAAAAAGCCGTACCGCTTAAGGTATCTGTGCCGTCGCATTGTCAGCTGATGAATCCTGCCAGTGATGCATTGGCAGAGCTGTTGAACGCGACCCAATTTAACGAAGCGAAAATTGCCGTCATCCAAAATCGCCATGCCAAAGTGCATACCGACATTGCTGATATCAAGCTTGCCTTGACCGAGCAGTTGTCTATGCCAGTGCAGTGGTCAAAAACCATGCAGAAGCTTGCCGATCAAGAGATTGAGCTTGTCATCGAATGCGGACCAGGCAATGTATTGTCAAACCTTGCCAAGCGTCAAGCCACCCCAATCACCGCCTTGCCAACAGATAAATTGGCACGCCTAGAAAAACTGGAGAATTTGGCATGA
- a CDS encoding elongation factor P hydroxylase — MIDFNQLSPDLSQCTQANDEKTAARIHTLWQNFHCEKQLIKDYEQLFAQIDTAKWQKLYQHWQAIKGNADDERALTEWLIELFNALFNNPKLAQMPTVLVRGNGEPEYFPASEHAPARIEFAHGFFQSALHEISHWCVAGHERRTQNDFGYWYESDGRNEQTQVIFEQVEVIPQAIECLLSLALGRYFYISQDNLNADFDTSKSTFAADVYAKASDYLNHPTSLPRDARRLLWVFLSLSQPTFHQDI; from the coding sequence ATGATTGATTTTAACCAACTTTCGCCCGATTTGTCACAGTGCACCCAAGCAAATGATGAAAAGACTGCCGCGCGCATTCATACGCTTTGGCAAAATTTTCATTGTGAAAAGCAGCTGATTAAAGATTATGAACAATTATTTGCCCAAATCGATACCGCCAAGTGGCAAAAACTGTATCAGCATTGGCAAGCGATTAAGGGTAATGCCGATGATGAGCGCGCTTTGACCGAGTGGCTGATTGAGCTATTTAATGCATTATTTAACAACCCAAAACTTGCCCAGATGCCGACCGTGCTGGTACGCGGTAATGGCGAGCCTGAATATTTCCCTGCATCAGAACATGCGCCTGCACGCATTGAATTTGCGCATGGGTTTTTCCAAAGTGCGCTGCATGAGATCAGCCACTGGTGCGTGGCGGGACACGAACGCCGCACACAAAATGACTTCGGCTACTGGTACGAAAGTGACGGCAGAAATGAGCAAACCCAAGTCATCTTTGAGCAAGTGGAAGTCATCCCGCAAGCGATCGAGTGCTTGCTAAGCCTTGCCTTGGGGCGGTATTTTTATATCTCACAAGATAATCTTAATGCCGATTTTGACACATCCAAAAGCACCTTTGCTGCTGATGTCTATGCCAAAGCCAGTGATTATCTGAATCATCCAACAAGCCTACCCCGCGATGCACGCCGGCTGCTTTGGGTATTCTTAAGCTTAAGCCAGCCGACATTTCATCAAGATATTTAA
- the lysM gene encoding peptidoglycan-binding protein LysM, which yields MGIFSFAKDIGDKIFNRDKKEAATEQAPVATQAAPAEPTAQEIANLLLARIQAQNVNIAGLKVNYNGDTDTVTLEGTAKTQEDRERARLAVGNVQHVETVVDNIEVEAPAEESRFYTVKSGDNLSKIAKEMYGNANDYMKIFDANKPMLSHPDKIYVGQVLRIPA from the coding sequence ATGGGTATTTTTAGCTTTGCCAAAGACATCGGCGACAAAATCTTTAATCGTGACAAAAAAGAAGCTGCAACCGAGCAAGCGCCAGTAGCCACACAAGCTGCACCAGCAGAGCCAACCGCACAAGAAATCGCCAATTTGCTATTGGCACGCATCCAAGCACAAAATGTCAATATCGCAGGCTTGAAAGTCAATTATAACGGCGACACCGACACTGTGACGCTAGAAGGTACTGCCAAGACCCAAGAAGACCGCGAGCGTGCGCGTTTGGCGGTGGGTAATGTGCAGCATGTTGAGACTGTTGTTGATAATATCGAAGTTGAAGCACCTGCTGAAGAGTCGCGTTTTTATACCGTCAAATCAGGCGACAACCTATCAAAAATCGCCAAAGAAATGTACGGCAACGCCAATGACTATATGAAAATCTTCGATGCCAACAAGCCAATGCTATCGCATCCTGACAAGATTTATGTCGGTCAAGTATTGCGTATCCCTGCTTAA
- the acpP gene encoding acyl carrier protein, with protein MSDIEAKVKDAVAEQLGLSVDEIKNDASFMDDLGADSLDLVELVMAFESSFGITIPDEDSAELTTVQKAIDYVSAKVA; from the coding sequence ATGAGCGACATCGAAGCTAAAGTTAAAGACGCAGTAGCAGAGCAGTTAGGCTTGAGCGTTGACGAAATCAAAAACGACGCATCTTTTATGGATGACCTAGGCGCAGACTCACTAGACCTGGTTGAGCTAGTAATGGCATTTGAAAGCAGCTTTGGCATCACCATCCCTGATGAAGATTCAGCTGAGCTGACTACTGTTCAAAAAGCCATCGACTATGTATCTGCAAAAGTTGCATAA
- the rplQ gene encoding 50S ribosomal protein L17, whose translation MRHRKSGVKLGRTSSHRKAMFQNMTNSLFEHELIKTTLPKAKELRRVAEPLITLAKEDSVANRRLAFSRMRNKDMVGKLFAELGPRYQTRPGGYLRIIKCGFRDGDNAPMAYVELVDRP comes from the coding sequence ATGCGACATCGTAAAAGCGGAGTCAAGCTGGGTCGCACCAGCAGCCATCGTAAGGCTATGTTCCAGAACATGACTAACTCACTGTTCGAGCATGAGCTAATCAAAACCACTTTGCCAAAAGCAAAAGAGCTTCGCCGCGTTGCTGAGCCACTAATCACTTTGGCAAAAGAAGACAGCGTTGCAAATCGTCGTCTAGCGTTCAGCCGTATGCGTAACAAAGATATGGTAGGTAAACTATTTGCTGAGCTTGGTCCTCGCTACCAAACTCGCCCAGGTGGTTACCTACGCATCATCAAGTGCGGTTTCCGTGATGGTGACAATGCACCTATGGCATATGTAGAGCTTGTTGATCGTCCATAA